Proteins found in one Geomonas subterranea genomic segment:
- a CDS encoding helix-turn-helix domain-containing protein, which produces MGKTYPRVIELLNREFGDKKVTKYAFCKATTINPTSVERYLHGISEPSQASLEKIANYFGVTVSWLRGENEEGDGSVKLTPEELWTKAIESIAAIEPGSGAETELIEKMIAAATDKLKQLKTVSSGAAKKLKNQKH; this is translated from the coding sequence ATGGGAAAAACCTATCCGAGGGTGATTGAATTGCTAAATAGGGAGTTTGGAGATAAAAAGGTCACAAAGTATGCGTTTTGCAAAGCAACAACTATAAATCCCACGAGCGTGGAGCGGTACCTTCATGGCATTTCTGAACCATCCCAGGCCAGCCTTGAAAAAATTGCTAATTATTTCGGCGTCACAGTATCGTGGTTAAGGGGGGAAAACGAGGAAGGCGATGGATCGGTCAAGTTGACGCCTGAAGAGCTATGGACCAAAGCGATAGAGTCGATAGCGGCAATAGAACCAGGTTCAGGGGCTGAGACAGAACTCATCGAAAAAATGATCGCTGCCGCCACCGATAAATTGAAGCAACTCAAAACAGTGAGCAGCGGGGCAGCGAAAAAGCTGAAAAATCAAAAGCATTGA